Proteins encoded within one genomic window of Oryza glaberrima chromosome 12, OglaRS2, whole genome shotgun sequence:
- the LOC127756672 gene encoding protein MODIFIER OF SNC1 1 isoform X3, giving the protein MASSLLTTDKRWAAPARKSGMTVLGKIPKPINLPSQRLENHGLDPNVEIVPKGTLTWGSKPTSTTPNAWNSSSLLSPKNDGSSNSPSHFNGRPSSGGGSRPSTAGSESLDSPNAWGSSSRPSTASGTLPSNHLQTTTNRPRSAETRPGSSQLSRFADNSSENMKVSIRTIDKSGSSSHGHGFTLSTGDFPTLGSESNSQRGHSSKGRPTSSSGKETAQNEQGKSITAGPAEEILSSNSQSADNIKTDQHVYDGGAPFPGTSLPNEAQQPQPYPGNFCVAPPHFDSWHAPPGHPPDGMWHRGAAPGGPYRPLGPPGGGFPVEPFAYYGQFQPSSEAAARQGPGHGGYQPKNGDAYLSVPPNSYMMNQPVIPVRPVYQGPMSYDGYYGPPRANFNNPNVRDPPFVGGPHQPGILNQFPNQHEKFHPGHPQNRPGKHETAPNEHFESDRVHVIQRGQPRILHDNLRGPREVERNAQPAPPLLPHPNGNRIDVNKRSDIRESFNEKNRILMKSAPDHRGPAGTSHLSIPENVHSHPREADDGTLRKKFKEDNSVVPDQQPVIKKNVALIEKIESLNNKARNVDARNITEPFPSKQAKEMQKSTSSKEDQKLPNEPVLEPSQSELTEIITAGKLGESTRDRTHRRGDSSRSSHHGSSKDRLVNNFAGEGLRENSAADSSPIVGSRNSQHEQPPKDALKLAPVMVTDDMQSSLDFESQRAKMRELAAQRAKQLQAEEEERTKQQRAKALAKLEELNRRSSVHQKSSNDVPPDIADVQQKQKPKPTVLTHTLGVGKDPTIHNTTTLARNSEHEAQKGVAQSHDINVPKPKQGYRRRQAVSEEKNPSEKSSGAISTESGKKIAEAFSNTSTAVVTSHDDTLAHNKKSARHSRNKKKVDEAPVTSKHPPVALNEQNAVKVPNEPKPQTAGVIISSSIVPTEGTVVTVGSIMVGGISFGSLNQECVKPQESVKPADEVHSSTSNSHPKRQQAKRSGKNQQSIRPIERPHGNEGAVWAPVKPSGHSEQSGDAMRSTGVVAPTQPAGLNTNDGENVTKTKRAEMERYVPKPLSKELQQQNLRQILPSEKSCEDNKIRDKEIVERSTGAKPETAPEAKKWEGKKTNKGHGKSHPSWRRRNTDESTLVGPKATELADNYQESHELQKHTVHQPPEPDKQADAPARNSSVPAETVSSVVTVAKEHGAANKQRRQHVKAQRNEGSNYSNENKDQMAAPPAPGIDSNSYERRNMLRSDVKHSGTVPQSRSHWKPKTIPQSQGNSHGNNAKDGHVDSATPQDSSNNNLAENIGWNDENHAHSEEVKGEKRHVDDYQKSESHENAEQQQQLSHAPRRQGHHNGGRYHRGGGTNRGRGYDVGKPSHVTNAERRRGGTHLEYQPVGSYNKTADFQQNPGTDERTEGAPVHREHVHNRGPRPAGQFVKRNPASTPAANSYRDE; this is encoded by the exons ATGGGCTGCCCCTGCAAGGAAATCTGGCATGACCGTTCTTGGAAAAATTCCAAAACCTATTAATTTGCCAAGTCAGAG GTTGGAAAATCATGGTCTTGACCCCAATGTGGAAATTGTTCCAAA GGGCACCCTTACATGGGGTAGCAAACCCACATCTACAACCCCAAATGCATGGAATTCCTCTTCACTCCTTTCTCCCAAGAATGATGGAAGTTCCAATTCACCCAGCCACTTTAATGGCCGACCGTCTTCTGGTGGAGGATCAAGACCTTCCACAGCTGGTAGTGAATCCCTTGACTCACCTAATGCTTGGGGTTCAAGTTCTCGACCATCGACAGCATCGGGCACACTTCCATCCAATCATTTACAAACAACAACAAATCGTCCTCGAAGTGCAGAGACAAGACCAGGAAGCTCACAACTTTCCCGGTTTGCAGACAATTCTTCAGAGAATATGAAAGTATCAATAAGAACTATTGACAAATCG GGATCTTCATCACATGGACATGGGTTTACTCTAAGTACCGGTGATTTCCCAACACTTGGCTCCGAGTCAAACAGTCAACGAG GTCATAGCTCTAAGGGCCGCCCGACTTCTAGTTCTGGTAAAGAGACAGCGCAAAATGAACAAGGAAAGAGCATAACAGCTG GACCTGCTGAAGAAATATTGTCCTCCAATAGCCAGTCTGCGGATAACATAAAGACAGATCAGCATGTGTATGATGGAGGTGCTCCCTTCCCGGGTACAAGTCTGCCAAACGAAGCTCAGCAGCCACAGCCTTACCCTGGCAACTTTTGTGTGGCCCCACCACATTTTGATTCATGGCATGCGCCTCCAGGTCATCCTCCTGATGGAATGTGGCACAGAGGAGCAGCACCAGGTGGGCCATACAGACCACTAGGCCCCCCTGGTGGTGGTTTCCCTGTTGAACCATTCGCTTATTATGGTCAGTTCCAGCCCAGCTCAGAAGCAGCAGCAAGGCAGGGCCCAGGACACGGTGGATATCAACCTAAAAATGGAGACGCGTATCTTTCTGTGCCTCCTAATTCCTACATGATGAACCAGCCTGTCATTCCAGTTAGACCAGTTTACCAAGGTCCAATGTCTTACGACGGATATTATGGTCCTCCGCGAGCAAATTTCAACAATCCCAATGTGAGAGATCCACCTTTTGTTGGAGGTCCTCATCAACCTGGAATATTAAATCAATTCCCCAACCAGCACGAGAAGTTCCATCCTGGACATCCTCAGAACAGACCTGGCAAACATGAAACAGCTCCCAATGAGCATTTCGAATCTGATAGAGTACATGTTATCCAGCGAGGACAGCCTAGGATTTTGCATGATAACTTAAGAGGTCCCCGTGAAGTCGAGAGGAATGCTCAACCTGCACCACCACTTCTTCCACATCCAAATGGAAATAGGATTGATGTGAACAAGAGGTCAGATATAAGAGAATCCTTTAATGAGAAGAATAGGATCCTTATGAAGTCAGCACCTGACCATAGAGGTCCAGCTGGTACAAGCCATTTGTCTATTCCAGAAAATGTACATTCCCACCCCCGGGAAGCTGATGATGGTACTCTCCGGAAGAAGTTCAAGGAAGATAATTCAGTTGTTCCTGATCAGCAGCCTGTCATTAAGAAGAATGTGGCATTAATAGAGAAAATAGAGAGTTTGAATAACAAAGCTAGAAATGTTGATGCACGTAATATTACAGAACCATTCCCATCCAAACAAGCCAAGGAGATGCAAAAAAGTACAAGTTCAAAGGAAGATCAG AAACTACCAAATGAACCTGTTCTTGAACCTTCACAGTCTGAATTAACTGAAATCATCACAGCTGGAAAGCTTGGCGAATCAACTCGTGATCGAACACATAGGAGAGGTGATTCTTCAAGAAGCAGTCACCATGGTTCTTCTAAAGACAGGTTAGTTAATAATTTTGCAGGAGAGGGGCTGAGAGAAAATTCTGCAGCTGATTCTTCACCAATTGTTGGTTCGAGGAATAGCCAACATGAACAACCTCCTAAGGATGCTTTGAAACTGGCACCTGTGATGGTCACTGATGACATGCAATCTTCACTAGATTTTGAATCTCAG CGTGCAAAAATGAGGGAGCTGGCTGCACAACGTGCAAAACAGTTgcaagctgaggaggaggaacgGACAAAACAACAAAGAGCAAAAGCTCTTGCGAAGTTGGAAGAACTGAATAGGCGTTCATCAGTACATCAGAAGAGCTCAAATGATGTACCACCAGATATTGCTGATGtgcaacaaaagcaaaag CCCAAGCCTACTGTGCTAACACATACTCTAGGTGTTGGTAAAGACCCTACTATTCATAATACTACAACGTTGGCCAGGAACTCAGAGCATGAAGCCCAGAAAGGTGTAGCACAATCACATGACATTAATGTTCCAAAGCCTAAGCAGGGCTACAGAAGAAGGCAAGCTGTGTCAGAGGAAAAAAATCCTAGTGAGAAGTCCAGTGGAGCGATAAGCACGGAAAGTGGTAAGAAAATTGCTGAGGCCTTTTCAAACACTTCAACTGCTGTTGTTACATCACATGATGACACCCTGGCCCACAACAAGAAGAGTGCCCGTCACTCTAGAAATAAGAAAAAGGTTGACGAAGCTCCAGTTACTTCTAAGCATCCACCAGTAGCGCTCAATGAGCAGAATGCAGTCAAAGTCCCTAATGAGCCAAAACCACAAACTGCTGGTGTTATCATCAGTAGTTCCATAGTTCCTACTGAAGGTACTGTTGTCACTGTGGGAAGTATAATGGTGGGTGGTATTTCATTTGGATCTTTGAACCAGGAGTGTGTCAAACCGCAGGAGAGTGTCAAACCGGCAGATGAAGTTCATAGTAGTACCTCAAACAGCCACCCAAAACGTCAGCAGGCAAAAAGATCAGGAAAGAACCAGCAGTCCATCCGGCCTATTGAGAGACCACATGGGAATGAGGGCGCTGTATGGGCACCAGTTAAGCCATCAGGACACAGCGAGCAATCTGGCGATGCCATGAGGAGCACAGGAGTAGTTGCTCCCACTCAACCAGCTGGGCTGAACACCAACGATGGAGAGAATGttacaaaaacaaaaagagcTGAAATGGAGAGATATGTACCCAAGCCTCTGTCCAAAGAGCTTCAGCAGCAGAATTTGAGGCAaattttaccatcagaaaaatCCTGTGAGGACAACAAGATTCGTGACAAGGAAATAGTTGAAAGGTCTACTGGTGCTAAACCTGAGACTGCACCTGAGGCCAAGAAATGGGAGGGCAAGAAAACTAATAAGGGGCATGGAAAGTCTCATCCTTCATGGCGTAGAAGGAATACAGATGAATCAACTTTGGTAGGACCAAAAGCTACTGAGCTAGCAGACAACTATCAAGAGTCACATGAACTTCAGAAGCATACTGTGCATCAGCCACCTGAACCTGACAAGCAAGCAGATGCTCCTGCCAGGAACAGTTCAGTTCCAGCTGAAACAGTTTCATCAGTAGTCACTGTTGCCAAAGAACATGGTGCAGCTAACAAGCAAAGGCGTCAGCATGTTAAGGCTCAGAGAAATGAGGGAAGTAACTACTCGAATGAGAATAAGGATCAAATGGCAGCACCGCCAGCACCGGGCATTGATTCAAACTCATATGAACGTAGAAACATGTTGAGATCTGATGTGAAGCACAGTGGAACAGTACCACAATCTAGATCTCATTGGAAACCTAAAACCATCCCTCAGTCCCAGGGAAATTCGCATGGCAATAATGCTAAGGATGGGCATGTGGATAGTGCTACTCCACAagacagcagcaacaacaaccttGCTGAAAACATTGGTTGGAACGATGAAAATCATGCACACAGTGAAGAAGTTAAAGGAGAAAAGAGGCATGTAGACGATTACCAGAAGAGCGAGAGCCATGAAAATgcagaacagcagcagcagcttagTCATGCGCCACGCCGACAGGGCCACCACAATGGTGGGAGGTACCACAGAGGAGGTGGCACAAACAGGGGAAGGGGTTATGATGTTGGGAAGCCAAGCCATGTCACAAACGCAGAAAGGCGGAGGGGTGGCACTCATCTCGAATACCAGCCAGTTGGATCCTATAACAAAACAGCAGACTTCCAGCAGAACCCAGGTACCGATGAGCGAACCGAAGGGGCTCCAGTGCACAGGGAGCACGTCCACAACAGGGGTCCACGCCCTGCTGGCCAGTTCGTCAAGAGGAACCCTGCCTCCACCCCAGCTGCTAACTCTTACCGAGATGAATAA
- the LOC127756672 gene encoding protein MODIFIER OF SNC1 1 isoform X2 has protein sequence MASSLLTTDKRWAAPARKSGMTVLGKIPKPINLPSQRLENHGLDPNVEIVPKGTLTWGSKPTSTTPNAWNSSSLLSPKNDGSSNSPSHFNGRPSSGGGSRPSTAGSESLDSPNAWGSSSRPSTASGTLPSNHLQTTTNRPRSAETRPGSSQLSRFADNSSENMKVSIRTIDKSGSSSHGHGFTLSTGDFPTLGSESNSQRGHSSKGRPTSSSGKETAQNEQGKSITAGPAEEILSSNSQSADNIKTDQHVYDGGAPFPGTSLPNEAQQPQPYPGNFCVAPPHFDSWHAPPGHPPDGMWHRGAAPGGPYRPLGPPGGGFPVEPFAYYGQFQPSSEAAARQGPGHGGYQPKNGDAYLSVPPNSYMMNQPVIPVRPVYQGPMSYDGYYGPPRANFNNPNVRDPPFVGGPHQPGILNQFPNQHEKFHPGHPQNRPGKHETAPNEHFESDRVHVIQRGQPRILHDNLRGPREVERNAQPAPPLLPHPNGNRIDVNKRSDIRESFNEKNRILMKSAPDHRGPAGTSHLSIPENVHSHPREADDGTLRKKFKEDNSVVPDQQPVIKKNVALIEKIESLNNKARNVDARNITEPFPSKQAKEMQKSTSSKEDQKLPNEPVLEPSQSELTEIITAGKLGESTRDRTHRRGDSSRSSHHGSSKDSQHEQPPKDALKLAPVMVTDDMQSSLDFESQRAKMRELAAQRAKQLQAEEEERTKQQRAKALAKLEELNRRSSVHQKSSNDVPPDIADVQQKQKVGFEETAKPANLSAESCDVACDGHNSLQPPNDPKHTEFSVQPKPTVLTHTLGVGKDPTIHNTTTLARNSEHEAQKGVAQSHDINVPKPKQGYRRRQAVSEEKNPSEKSSGAISTESGKKIAEAFSNTSTAVVTSHDDTLAHNKKSARHSRNKKKVDEAPVTSKHPPVALNEQNAVKVPNEPKPQTAGVIISSSIVPTEGTVVTVGSIMVGGISFGSLNQECVKPQESVKPADEVHSSTSNSHPKRQQAKRSGKNQQSIRPIERPHGNEGAVWAPVKPSGHSEQSGDAMRSTGVVAPTQPAGLNTNDGENVTKTKRAEMERYVPKPLSKELQQQNLRQILPSEKSCEDNKIRDKEIVERSTGAKPETAPEAKKWEGKKTNKGHGKSHPSWRRRNTDESTLVGPKATELADNYQESHELQKHTVHQPPEPDKQADAPARNSSVPAETVSSVVTVAKEHGAANKQRRQHVKAQRNEGSNYSNENKDQMAAPPAPGIDSNSYERRNMLRSDVKHSGTVPQSRSHWKPKTIPQSQGNSHGNNAKDGHVDSATPQDSSNNNLAENIGWNDENHAHSEEVKGEKRHVDDYQKSESHENAEQQQQLSHAPRRQGHHNGGRYHRGGGTNRGRGYDVGKPSHVTNAERRRGGTHLEYQPVGSYNKTADFQQNPGTDERTEGAPVHREHVHNRGPRPAGQFVKRNPASTPAANSYRDE, from the exons ATGGGCTGCCCCTGCAAGGAAATCTGGCATGACCGTTCTTGGAAAAATTCCAAAACCTATTAATTTGCCAAGTCAGAG GTTGGAAAATCATGGTCTTGACCCCAATGTGGAAATTGTTCCAAA GGGCACCCTTACATGGGGTAGCAAACCCACATCTACAACCCCAAATGCATGGAATTCCTCTTCACTCCTTTCTCCCAAGAATGATGGAAGTTCCAATTCACCCAGCCACTTTAATGGCCGACCGTCTTCTGGTGGAGGATCAAGACCTTCCACAGCTGGTAGTGAATCCCTTGACTCACCTAATGCTTGGGGTTCAAGTTCTCGACCATCGACAGCATCGGGCACACTTCCATCCAATCATTTACAAACAACAACAAATCGTCCTCGAAGTGCAGAGACAAGACCAGGAAGCTCACAACTTTCCCGGTTTGCAGACAATTCTTCAGAGAATATGAAAGTATCAATAAGAACTATTGACAAATCG GGATCTTCATCACATGGACATGGGTTTACTCTAAGTACCGGTGATTTCCCAACACTTGGCTCCGAGTCAAACAGTCAACGAG GTCATAGCTCTAAGGGCCGCCCGACTTCTAGTTCTGGTAAAGAGACAGCGCAAAATGAACAAGGAAAGAGCATAACAGCTG GACCTGCTGAAGAAATATTGTCCTCCAATAGCCAGTCTGCGGATAACATAAAGACAGATCAGCATGTGTATGATGGAGGTGCTCCCTTCCCGGGTACAAGTCTGCCAAACGAAGCTCAGCAGCCACAGCCTTACCCTGGCAACTTTTGTGTGGCCCCACCACATTTTGATTCATGGCATGCGCCTCCAGGTCATCCTCCTGATGGAATGTGGCACAGAGGAGCAGCACCAGGTGGGCCATACAGACCACTAGGCCCCCCTGGTGGTGGTTTCCCTGTTGAACCATTCGCTTATTATGGTCAGTTCCAGCCCAGCTCAGAAGCAGCAGCAAGGCAGGGCCCAGGACACGGTGGATATCAACCTAAAAATGGAGACGCGTATCTTTCTGTGCCTCCTAATTCCTACATGATGAACCAGCCTGTCATTCCAGTTAGACCAGTTTACCAAGGTCCAATGTCTTACGACGGATATTATGGTCCTCCGCGAGCAAATTTCAACAATCCCAATGTGAGAGATCCACCTTTTGTTGGAGGTCCTCATCAACCTGGAATATTAAATCAATTCCCCAACCAGCACGAGAAGTTCCATCCTGGACATCCTCAGAACAGACCTGGCAAACATGAAACAGCTCCCAATGAGCATTTCGAATCTGATAGAGTACATGTTATCCAGCGAGGACAGCCTAGGATTTTGCATGATAACTTAAGAGGTCCCCGTGAAGTCGAGAGGAATGCTCAACCTGCACCACCACTTCTTCCACATCCAAATGGAAATAGGATTGATGTGAACAAGAGGTCAGATATAAGAGAATCCTTTAATGAGAAGAATAGGATCCTTATGAAGTCAGCACCTGACCATAGAGGTCCAGCTGGTACAAGCCATTTGTCTATTCCAGAAAATGTACATTCCCACCCCCGGGAAGCTGATGATGGTACTCTCCGGAAGAAGTTCAAGGAAGATAATTCAGTTGTTCCTGATCAGCAGCCTGTCATTAAGAAGAATGTGGCATTAATAGAGAAAATAGAGAGTTTGAATAACAAAGCTAGAAATGTTGATGCACGTAATATTACAGAACCATTCCCATCCAAACAAGCCAAGGAGATGCAAAAAAGTACAAGTTCAAAGGAAGATCAG AAACTACCAAATGAACCTGTTCTTGAACCTTCACAGTCTGAATTAACTGAAATCATCACAGCTGGAAAGCTTGGCGAATCAACTCGTGATCGAACACATAGGAGAGGTGATTCTTCAAGAAGCAGTCACCATGGTTCTTCTAAAGACAG CCAACATGAACAACCTCCTAAGGATGCTTTGAAACTGGCACCTGTGATGGTCACTGATGACATGCAATCTTCACTAGATTTTGAATCTCAG CGTGCAAAAATGAGGGAGCTGGCTGCACAACGTGCAAAACAGTTgcaagctgaggaggaggaacgGACAAAACAACAAAGAGCAAAAGCTCTTGCGAAGTTGGAAGAACTGAATAGGCGTTCATCAGTACATCAGAAGAGCTCAAATGATGTACCACCAGATATTGCTGATGtgcaacaaaagcaaaaggtTGGATTTGAAGAGACTGCCAAACCTGCTAATTTGTCTGCTGAATCTTGTGATGTTGCATGTGATGGTCACAATTCTCTTCAGCCACCAAATGATCCTAAGCATACTGAATTTTCTGTACAGCCCAAGCCTACTGTGCTAACACATACTCTAGGTGTTGGTAAAGACCCTACTATTCATAATACTACAACGTTGGCCAGGAACTCAGAGCATGAAGCCCAGAAAGGTGTAGCACAATCACATGACATTAATGTTCCAAAGCCTAAGCAGGGCTACAGAAGAAGGCAAGCTGTGTCAGAGGAAAAAAATCCTAGTGAGAAGTCCAGTGGAGCGATAAGCACGGAAAGTGGTAAGAAAATTGCTGAGGCCTTTTCAAACACTTCAACTGCTGTTGTTACATCACATGATGACACCCTGGCCCACAACAAGAAGAGTGCCCGTCACTCTAGAAATAAGAAAAAGGTTGACGAAGCTCCAGTTACTTCTAAGCATCCACCAGTAGCGCTCAATGAGCAGAATGCAGTCAAAGTCCCTAATGAGCCAAAACCACAAACTGCTGGTGTTATCATCAGTAGTTCCATAGTTCCTACTGAAGGTACTGTTGTCACTGTGGGAAGTATAATGGTGGGTGGTATTTCATTTGGATCTTTGAACCAGGAGTGTGTCAAACCGCAGGAGAGTGTCAAACCGGCAGATGAAGTTCATAGTAGTACCTCAAACAGCCACCCAAAACGTCAGCAGGCAAAAAGATCAGGAAAGAACCAGCAGTCCATCCGGCCTATTGAGAGACCACATGGGAATGAGGGCGCTGTATGGGCACCAGTTAAGCCATCAGGACACAGCGAGCAATCTGGCGATGCCATGAGGAGCACAGGAGTAGTTGCTCCCACTCAACCAGCTGGGCTGAACACCAACGATGGAGAGAATGttacaaaaacaaaaagagcTGAAATGGAGAGATATGTACCCAAGCCTCTGTCCAAAGAGCTTCAGCAGCAGAATTTGAGGCAaattttaccatcagaaaaatCCTGTGAGGACAACAAGATTCGTGACAAGGAAATAGTTGAAAGGTCTACTGGTGCTAAACCTGAGACTGCACCTGAGGCCAAGAAATGGGAGGGCAAGAAAACTAATAAGGGGCATGGAAAGTCTCATCCTTCATGGCGTAGAAGGAATACAGATGAATCAACTTTGGTAGGACCAAAAGCTACTGAGCTAGCAGACAACTATCAAGAGTCACATGAACTTCAGAAGCATACTGTGCATCAGCCACCTGAACCTGACAAGCAAGCAGATGCTCCTGCCAGGAACAGTTCAGTTCCAGCTGAAACAGTTTCATCAGTAGTCACTGTTGCCAAAGAACATGGTGCAGCTAACAAGCAAAGGCGTCAGCATGTTAAGGCTCAGAGAAATGAGGGAAGTAACTACTCGAATGAGAATAAGGATCAAATGGCAGCACCGCCAGCACCGGGCATTGATTCAAACTCATATGAACGTAGAAACATGTTGAGATCTGATGTGAAGCACAGTGGAACAGTACCACAATCTAGATCTCATTGGAAACCTAAAACCATCCCTCAGTCCCAGGGAAATTCGCATGGCAATAATGCTAAGGATGGGCATGTGGATAGTGCTACTCCACAagacagcagcaacaacaaccttGCTGAAAACATTGGTTGGAACGATGAAAATCATGCACACAGTGAAGAAGTTAAAGGAGAAAAGAGGCATGTAGACGATTACCAGAAGAGCGAGAGCCATGAAAATgcagaacagcagcagcagcttagTCATGCGCCACGCCGACAGGGCCACCACAATGGTGGGAGGTACCACAGAGGAGGTGGCACAAACAGGGGAAGGGGTTATGATGTTGGGAAGCCAAGCCATGTCACAAACGCAGAAAGGCGGAGGGGTGGCACTCATCTCGAATACCAGCCAGTTGGATCCTATAACAAAACAGCAGACTTCCAGCAGAACCCAGGTACCGATGAGCGAACCGAAGGGGCTCCAGTGCACAGGGAGCACGTCCACAACAGGGGTCCACGCCCTGCTGGCCAGTTCGTCAAGAGGAACCCTGCCTCCACCCCAGCTGCTAACTCTTACCGAGATGAATAA